The following are encoded together in the Desulfococcus multivorans genome:
- a CDS encoding alpha/beta fold hydrolase, which yields MARKVSSNGIEICYDTFGKKNNRPLILIMGLATQMVAWPEPFCRMLAEAGHFVVRFDNRDVGQSTRMKRLYVPDVEALMAETAAGRQVWVPYTLLDMADDTVGLMDALEIDHAHVCGLSMGGMIAQVIAVEYPERLKSLITIMSTTGEPDLPPPTDEALAAMMSAPPAKRAAYIDHMAGIYRIFAGGSTFYDEKLQRELSAKSFDRGIYAPGFLRQMAAIIGAGGRRHRLEHLDIPTLVIHGDCDPVVPLAHGRDTADIIPGARLEVISGLGHGTAFPDLWEQMVAAIAEHTAAAET from the coding sequence ATGGCGCGAAAGGTATCCAGCAATGGTATCGAGATCTGTTATGACACCTTCGGCAAGAAGAACAACCGACCGCTGATCCTCATCATGGGCCTGGCCACCCAGATGGTCGCCTGGCCGGAGCCTTTCTGCCGGATGCTGGCCGAGGCCGGTCATTTCGTGGTCCGTTTCGACAACCGGGACGTCGGCCAATCCACACGCATGAAGCGCCTCTACGTGCCTGATGTCGAAGCCCTGATGGCCGAGACCGCTGCGGGGCGGCAGGTATGGGTGCCCTACACCCTGCTCGACATGGCCGACGACACCGTCGGCCTGATGGATGCGCTGGAGATTGATCATGCCCATGTTTGCGGACTTTCCATGGGCGGGATGATCGCTCAGGTGATTGCCGTCGAATATCCCGAAAGGCTCAAAAGCCTCATCACCATCATGTCCACCACCGGTGAGCCCGATTTGCCGCCACCGACGGACGAGGCCCTGGCGGCCATGATGTCCGCTCCGCCGGCCAAGCGGGCCGCTTACATCGATCACATGGCCGGGATCTACCGGATTTTTGCGGGCGGATCCACGTTTTACGACGAAAAGCTCCAACGGGAGCTGTCGGCCAAGTCCTTCGATCGGGGCATATACGCACCCGGATTCCTCCGCCAGATGGCGGCCATCATCGGTGCGGGGGGTAGACGCCACCGCCTTGAACATCTCGATATTCCCACCCTGGTCATTCACGGCGACTGCGATCCGGTGGTGCCCCTGGCCCACGGCCGGGATACGGCCGACATCATTCCCGGGGCTCGCCTCGAAGTGATCTCCGGACTTGGCCACGGCACGGCCTTTCCCGATTTGTGGGAACAGATGGTTGCCGCCATCGCCGAACACACGGCCGCGGCCGAAACTTGA
- a CDS encoding NAD-dependent epimerase, producing the protein MTFKYHTVLVTGAAGFIGFHLAKRLLEQGCRVVGLDNLNDYYDVGYKTGRLDQLSSYSDFNFVKGDLADREAMARLFEATAFDVAVNMAAQAGVRYSLINPHAYVSSNLVGFVNLLECCRHSRVGHLVFASSSSVYGANTRMPFSVHDNVDHPVSLYAASKKANELMAHTYSHLYGLHCTGLRFFTVYGPWGRPDMALFLFTKAILENRPIKVFNHGKMQRDFTYIDDIVEGVVRVMGRLPQPNPQWNGEHPDPGTSYAPYRIYNIGNNAPVALNDFIAAIEKALGKTAKKEYLDLQPGDVPATAADVDDLMVDVGFRPDTPIEIGIERFVSWYRAYHRL; encoded by the coding sequence ATGACATTCAAATATCATACGGTTCTGGTGACCGGCGCCGCGGGGTTCATCGGGTTTCATCTGGCCAAACGGCTCTTGGAGCAGGGCTGCCGGGTGGTGGGGCTCGACAATCTGAACGATTATTACGACGTCGGATATAAGACCGGGCGGCTGGACCAGCTTTCGTCCTATTCCGACTTTAACTTTGTAAAAGGCGATCTCGCCGATCGGGAAGCCATGGCACGTCTTTTCGAAGCGACCGCTTTCGACGTGGCGGTCAATATGGCGGCTCAGGCCGGGGTCCGATATTCCCTCATCAACCCTCATGCCTATGTCTCCTCCAATCTGGTGGGATTTGTCAATCTTCTGGAGTGTTGCCGTCACAGCCGGGTGGGGCATCTGGTCTTCGCCTCGTCCAGCTCCGTCTATGGCGCCAATACCCGCATGCCTTTCTCGGTCCATGACAACGTCGACCATCCGGTGTCCCTGTATGCGGCCTCCAAGAAAGCCAACGAACTCATGGCTCACACCTACAGTCATCTCTACGGTCTTCACTGTACGGGGCTCCGGTTTTTCACGGTGTACGGTCCCTGGGGCCGGCCGGATATGGCGCTTTTTCTGTTTACAAAGGCGATTTTGGAAAACAGGCCCATAAAGGTGTTCAACCATGGGAAAATGCAGCGGGATTTTACCTATATCGACGATATCGTCGAGGGGGTCGTCCGGGTCATGGGAAGGCTGCCCCAGCCAAATCCGCAATGGAACGGGGAGCATCCGGACCCCGGCACCTCCTATGCGCCGTATCGGATCTACAATATCGGAAACAACGCGCCGGTGGCGTTGAACGACTTTATCGCCGCTATTGAGAAGGCGTTGGGGAAAACGGCGAAAAAGGAGTATCTGGACCTCCAGCCCGGCGATGTTCCCGCCACTGCGGCCGACGTCGACGATCTGATGGTCGATGTCGGGTTCAGGCCCGACACACCCATTGAAATCGGCATCGAGCGGTTTGTGTCATGGTATCGGGCATATCATCGCCTGTAA
- a CDS encoding putative Na+/H+ antiporter — MPRTWRVFLFCLVITFWAASLLSAAIAQEPAFPRNLTSYDDPVHDGITAVLKHRIAMEPFNLAATLIFFAAIIHTFLASKFTAIAHQWEREHDLRIKNGQAPRNSVHHGAELFHFLGEVEVIFGVWVVILVAAITYFHDWGTVVNYISSTVNFTEPVFVVVIMILAATRPILKLSETIMLKVANLFGGTLKSWWFTILTLGPLLGSFITEPAAMTISALLLARKFYELEPSEPLKYATLGLLFVNISVGGTLTHFAAPPVLMVANVWHWDTSFMMLTFGWKAATGILIVNSVYFLIFKDQMAELEDKFAVRSLRDHIRATYLSRDMVEAEFDKVGGLINAQRQIFATVQQQVSTVAQEIRSRLLTTYLTEGLPQGVDRALACEAFDQRFNEILLNRMRENLPGLLPEEDRAEFIDPDWDEREDPVPFWIMVIHVLFMGWTILNAHHPELFIPGLLFFLGFASVTAPFQNRIELKPAILVGFFLGGLVIHGGVQGWWIQPVLSNLSEIPLMLGAAVLTAFNDNAAITFLSTLVPDFTGSLKYAVVAGAVSGGGLTIIANAPNPAGQSLLKKYFENGISAVGLLKAALLPTVIILHIFMVFLAVYR, encoded by the coding sequence ATGCCCCGAACATGGAGAGTCTTTCTGTTTTGCCTCGTCATCACCTTCTGGGCTGCGTCTTTGTTATCCGCAGCTATCGCTCAAGAGCCCGCATTTCCGCGTAATCTCACAAGCTACGACGATCCCGTCCACGACGGCATCACGGCGGTCTTGAAACACCGCATCGCAATGGAGCCGTTCAACCTGGCGGCTACCTTGATCTTCTTCGCCGCCATCATTCATACCTTTCTGGCAAGCAAATTCACAGCCATTGCCCACCAGTGGGAGCGTGAACACGATCTTCGGATCAAAAACGGCCAGGCACCGCGAAATTCGGTTCACCACGGCGCCGAACTCTTTCATTTCCTCGGCGAGGTCGAGGTGATCTTCGGGGTCTGGGTCGTGATTCTCGTGGCCGCCATCACCTACTTTCACGACTGGGGAACCGTTGTCAATTATATCAGCTCCACCGTCAATTTCACCGAACCGGTCTTTGTCGTGGTCATTATGATCCTGGCGGCCACTCGCCCCATTCTGAAGCTTTCCGAAACGATCATGCTGAAGGTCGCCAATCTGTTCGGCGGGACTCTCAAATCCTGGTGGTTTACCATTCTCACACTGGGACCGCTTCTGGGCTCCTTTATCACCGAACCGGCCGCCATGACCATTTCGGCCCTTCTGCTGGCGCGTAAATTTTATGAACTCGAGCCAAGCGAACCGCTCAAGTACGCGACCCTGGGGCTCTTGTTCGTCAACATCTCGGTAGGGGGAACACTCACCCATTTCGCCGCTCCGCCCGTTCTGATGGTAGCGAATGTCTGGCACTGGGACACGTCATTCATGATGCTTACCTTCGGATGGAAGGCCGCCACAGGCATCCTGATCGTCAACAGCGTCTATTTTCTGATCTTCAAGGATCAAATGGCGGAGTTGGAAGACAAGTTCGCGGTTCGAAGCCTCCGGGACCATATCCGCGCCACCTATCTGAGCAGAGACATGGTGGAGGCCGAATTCGACAAGGTCGGCGGCCTCATCAACGCACAGCGCCAGATCTTCGCCACCGTCCAGCAGCAGGTCAGCACCGTCGCCCAGGAAATTCGAAGCCGCCTCCTCACTACCTATCTGACCGAGGGCCTGCCGCAAGGAGTGGATCGCGCATTGGCCTGCGAGGCGTTCGATCAGCGCTTCAATGAAATTCTCCTCAATCGCATGCGAGAGAACCTCCCGGGACTTTTGCCGGAGGAAGACCGCGCAGAATTCATCGATCCTGACTGGGATGAACGGGAAGACCCGGTACCCTTCTGGATCATGGTGATCCATGTCCTCTTCATGGGCTGGACCATCCTCAACGCCCACCATCCCGAACTCTTCATTCCAGGGCTTCTCTTTTTCCTGGGGTTTGCCTCGGTCACCGCACCATTCCAGAATCGGATCGAACTCAAACCGGCCATTCTCGTCGGTTTTTTTCTCGGCGGTCTCGTTATCCACGGCGGTGTTCAGGGGTGGTGGATTCAGCCCGTACTGTCAAACCTGTCCGAGATTCCCCTGATGCTCGGGGCGGCCGTGCTGACGGCCTTCAACGACAATGCCGCCATCACCTTTCTCAGTACCCTGGTGCCCGACTTCACCGGCTCGCTCAAATACGCCGTCGTCGCCGGCGCCGTCAGCGGTGGCGGACTGACCATCATCGCCAACGCGCCCAACCCGGCCGGGCAATCATTGTTAAAGAAATATTTCGAAAACGGCATATCTGCGGTGGGATTGTTGAAGGCCGCCCTCCTCCCGACAGTGATCATCCTGCACATTTTCATGGTCTTCCTCGCCGTCTATCGATAG
- a CDS encoding AEC family transporter has protein sequence MDILNTIIPMFTVIFIGWIARRKGLISTAFLGPANRLVFHLAIPAMIFRAISQGNFTRDFNPSVVLITLASVLTVFCFLWIAGWAVRLERRRFATVIQSAFHGNLGYIGLAVAYYYLGDEGLARASILAGFIMILQNLLAVIVLQWYGDAESGGIGARRVIMGVAGNPVIVSAMAGILFSATGMPLPIILERAFKILGDLALPLALLLIGAGLTFHLMRSRPMALISSSVVKLGLLPGLGYFLYRFFGVPAGGYLPAIILLACPTATIAYVMAAEMNGDTEFAAAAISASTAFSAVTFTLWLHIV, from the coding sequence ATGGACATTCTGAATACCATCATTCCCATGTTTACCGTGATCTTCATCGGCTGGATCGCCCGAAGGAAAGGGTTGATATCGACGGCCTTTCTGGGGCCGGCCAATCGGCTGGTGTTCCACCTGGCCATCCCGGCCATGATCTTCAGGGCCATCTCCCAGGGAAATTTCACTCGGGATTTCAATCCCTCGGTGGTTCTGATCACCCTCGCTTCGGTGCTGACGGTGTTTTGCTTTCTCTGGATCGCTGGATGGGCCGTCAGGCTCGAGCGGCGCCGATTCGCCACGGTCATTCAGAGCGCGTTTCACGGCAATCTGGGGTATATCGGACTGGCCGTGGCCTATTATTACCTTGGCGACGAGGGGCTGGCCCGTGCGAGCATTCTGGCCGGGTTCATCATGATTCTTCAGAATCTCCTTGCCGTCATCGTGCTTCAGTGGTACGGCGATGCCGAATCCGGGGGTATCGGCGCAAGACGGGTGATTATGGGGGTTGCCGGGAATCCGGTTATCGTGTCGGCCATGGCAGGTATTCTTTTTTCCGCGACAGGGATGCCGTTGCCCATCATTTTGGAACGGGCTTTCAAGATTCTGGGAGATCTGGCATTGCCGCTGGCACTGCTGCTGATCGGCGCCGGCCTGACCTTTCATCTCATGCGATCCCGGCCGATGGCGCTGATTTCATCGAGCGTGGTCAAGCTGGGCCTGCTGCCCGGCCTCGGGTATTTCCTGTATCGCTTTTTTGGAGTTCCCGCCGGAGGATATCTTCCCGCAATAATTCTTCTGGCATGCCCCACCGCCACCATTGCTTATGTCATGGCTGCGGAAATGAACGGAGATACGGAGTTCGCCGCGGCGGCCATTTCCGCCAGCACGGCGTTTTCGGCGGTCACTTTCACCCTGTGGCTGCATATTGTCTGA
- a CDS encoding ATP-grasp domain-containing protein: protein MSADPRVLVVGTTTDYIDWIRRTSPGRAFFLTDPGVRHQATEPSPPSDEEILCDLTNTPQVLNALERHLEDRRLQLSGIACFDCESMILAAVVASIHNLPYPSVEAVRRCRDKAATKAAWKVRGIPCPQARRISSIEAAEAFSQETKGTIVLKPATGSGSELVFACRGPEESRTAFTEIERGLRRRQHSRMYRVDPAEGPVIIAEEFIEGEEFSCDFIIENRQIRIIRLTRKIRSPKGPFGTIRGYVLIDDLPGDIPATNLRRRLREGAEALGIYKGVCMVDLIVRNGDIRLLELSPRPGGDCLPFLIRESMGIDMLKLSLDVAENRQIALKSHNPLKSYVGLRLFADRPGVVEEIDWRRLAADPRVSQVTIIRKPSDTIRMPPEDYDSWLLGHVIFTPSENGTELTRQCDDLAGRIALRMAPC from the coding sequence GTGTCTGCTGATCCCCGGGTGCTCGTCGTGGGTACCACCACCGATTACATCGATTGGATTCGCCGCACCTCACCCGGGAGGGCTTTTTTCCTTACCGACCCCGGCGTCCGGCATCAGGCGACGGAACCTTCTCCGCCTTCCGACGAGGAGATTCTCTGTGACCTGACGAATACGCCTCAGGTACTGAACGCCCTGGAACGCCACCTGGAGGACCGGCGACTGCAACTTTCCGGCATTGCCTGCTTCGACTGTGAATCCATGATCCTGGCCGCTGTCGTCGCGAGTATCCACAACCTGCCCTACCCGTCCGTCGAGGCGGTGCGACGGTGTCGGGATAAGGCCGCGACAAAAGCGGCCTGGAAGGTACGAGGGATTCCTTGTCCCCAGGCCCGTCGCATATCCTCGATCGAGGCCGCTGAGGCCTTCAGCCAGGAAACGAAAGGAACGATCGTTCTGAAGCCCGCCACCGGCAGCGGCAGCGAGTTGGTCTTCGCTTGCCGAGGGCCGGAGGAGAGCCGGACGGCATTCACGGAAATCGAAAGAGGACTCCGCCGCAGGCAACACAGTCGGATGTACAGGGTCGATCCGGCCGAAGGTCCCGTCATCATCGCGGAGGAATTCATTGAAGGGGAGGAGTTCAGCTGCGACTTCATCATTGAAAACCGTCAAATCCGGATTATCCGCCTGACCCGAAAGATTCGCTCTCCCAAGGGTCCCTTCGGCACCATCCGGGGGTATGTCCTGATCGACGATCTTCCAGGCGACATTCCGGCGACGAATCTCCGTCGTCGACTTCGGGAAGGCGCCGAAGCGCTGGGGATCTACAAGGGAGTCTGTATGGTGGATCTGATCGTCAGGAATGGTGACATCCGGCTTCTGGAGTTGAGCCCGCGGCCGGGGGGAGACTGCCTTCCCTTTCTGATCCGGGAATCCATGGGTATCGACATGCTGAAGCTCTCTCTCGATGTTGCAGAAAATCGGCAGATCGCATTGAAGTCGCATAACCCGCTGAAATCGTACGTCGGCCTCCGTCTTTTTGCCGATAGGCCGGGGGTGGTGGAGGAGATCGACTGGCGCCGCCTGGCCGCAGATCCCCGGGTTTCCCAGGTCACCATCATCCGGAAGCCTTCGGATACGATCCGGATGCCTCCCGAGGACTACGACTCATGGCTCCTTGGCCACGTCATTTTCACCCCGTCTGAAAACGGGACGGAACTAACGCGCCAGTGCGACGACCTGGCCGGTCGGATAGCGTTGAGAATGGCGCCATGCTGA
- a CDS encoding diaminopimelate decarboxylase family protein has product MLNDAHVPIKPADLDRIIEQSLPPFPEASLAAFVRRHFDRRTFYLDVIRHHPSPIYLLETSVLKERARRFIQAFQDVLPETGFYYAMKSNNHPAVAATLMSQGFGLDVSGGPELAAAIDLGAKDIIFSGPGKTTAELDMAIDHADSVTILLDSFGELSRLEAAAASRGRRIRAGVRLTTNADGLWRKFGIAPERLVAFFDTARNCPHVRLQGLQFHTSWNLSPDAQTAFIELLSRILRKMPEAFLAQIAFIDIGGGYWPEQGEWLHSGGTPEGLIRKAMGQTVATASPRYRIPSLPIEKFAETLGPVVQSRLRSLTPCRICFEPGRWLVNDAMHILVSVVDRKAPDLVITDAGTNAVGWERYETDYFPVLNLSRPAMTEHHCHILGALCTPHDVWGYAYWGEAIMPGDLLLIPTQGAYTYSLRQEFIKPLPTMVVI; this is encoded by the coding sequence ATGCTGAACGACGCCCACGTTCCCATCAAACCGGCGGACCTCGACCGGATCATTGAACAGTCCCTGCCGCCCTTTCCCGAAGCATCCCTCGCGGCCTTCGTGCGCCGTCATTTTGACCGACGCACTTTTTATCTGGACGTCATCCGGCACCATCCTTCTCCCATCTACCTCCTTGAAACCTCGGTGTTGAAGGAACGCGCACGCCGCTTCATCCAGGCCTTTCAGGACGTTTTGCCGGAGACGGGGTTTTATTACGCCATGAAGAGCAACAATCACCCGGCGGTTGCCGCGACATTGATGTCACAGGGATTCGGACTGGATGTGTCAGGCGGTCCGGAATTAGCCGCAGCCATAGATCTGGGGGCAAAAGACATCATTTTCAGCGGACCGGGAAAGACGACGGCAGAGCTTGACATGGCGATCGATCACGCCGACAGCGTAACGATCCTCCTGGACAGTTTCGGTGAGTTGTCACGTCTGGAGGCGGCAGCCGCATCACGAGGACGCCGGATTCGTGCGGGTGTCCGCCTGACCACCAACGCCGACGGACTCTGGCGCAAATTCGGGATCGCACCGGAACGTCTCGTCGCCTTTTTCGACACCGCCCGGAACTGTCCTCATGTACGACTTCAAGGACTTCAGTTCCACACTAGCTGGAATCTCTCTCCCGACGCCCAGACCGCCTTTATCGAGCTGCTGAGCAGGATTCTGCGGAAAATGCCGGAAGCCTTTCTTGCGCAGATCGCCTTTATCGACATCGGCGGGGGCTATTGGCCTGAACAGGGCGAATGGCTCCACTCCGGCGGAACACCCGAAGGGTTGATCCGAAAAGCCATGGGACAGACCGTTGCAACCGCCTCGCCTCGATACCGGATACCGTCCCTTCCCATCGAAAAATTTGCCGAGACATTGGGACCGGTCGTCCAAAGCCGGCTCCGGTCCCTTACCCCCTGCCGGATCTGTTTCGAGCCCGGCCGCTGGCTCGTCAATGACGCCATGCACATCCTCGTTTCGGTGGTCGACCGGAAGGCGCCCGACCTCGTCATCACCGACGCCGGTACCAATGCGGTGGGCTGGGAGCGTTACGAAACCGATTATTTTCCCGTGCTCAATCTCTCCCGGCCGGCAATGACCGAGCACCATTGCCATATCCTGGGGGCACTCTGCACCCCCCACGATGTCTGGGGTTATGCTTACTGGGGAGAGGCCATCATGCCCGGCGATCTTCTGCTGATCCCCACCCAGGGTGCTTATACTTACAGTCTCCGGCAGGAATTCATCAAGCCCTTGCCGACGATGGTGGTAATATGA
- a CDS encoding sigma-54 interaction domain-containing protein yields the protein MLIKLVLAVQDKRLQKYLAQSFSLSDIRVESFGNLVSPWQKVMRSCGDIIVISESIIPRPSESGIAMLNDLPENPTTVILHDGDSSEEHAQLVAAGADVVLFSGVSKKRLLEAIETTLESRRQLIQLNRFHPKHPTKPQLSDFVLESDSMRIFIDEVRQVSTSNSPLLIMGETGVGKEHLAKAIHAESPRATGPFIAVNTAALPEQILESELFGHAEGAFTGAVRSRRGTFELAHNGTIFLDEIGEMPLHLQAKLLRVLQDYEVKPIGSESPIWVDVRVIAATNRDLEKEVTRKNFRKDLYYRLSVVTLTIPPLRKRKEDIPHMARHFLDLYRYKIGRDVEGISDAAMKALSHYEWPGNVRELMNVIERAILICHDSEISVRDLPSVFHDNGVLSTRILDGGLPNLETAWKGRTLPEVRDEMVSHLERRYIEMVLRKTGGRVGKAARIAGIHPRGLYDKMKTFGIRKEDFKR from the coding sequence ATGTTGATTAAACTGGTCCTGGCCGTCCAGGACAAACGGCTTCAGAAATATCTGGCCCAGAGCTTTTCCCTCTCGGATATCCGCGTGGAATCCTTTGGGAACCTCGTTTCTCCCTGGCAGAAGGTCATGCGCAGCTGCGGAGACATCATCGTCATCAGCGAGTCGATCATCCCCCGACCTTCGGAATCCGGTATTGCCATGCTGAATGATCTGCCGGAAAACCCGACGACGGTCATCCTCCACGATGGGGATTCCTCCGAGGAACACGCTCAACTCGTGGCCGCCGGCGCCGACGTGGTGCTTTTTTCCGGGGTTTCGAAGAAGCGACTCCTCGAGGCCATCGAGACGACCCTGGAATCCCGGCGACAGTTGATCCAACTGAATCGCTTTCATCCGAAGCATCCGACAAAGCCGCAGTTGTCGGATTTTGTCCTGGAAAGCGACAGCATGCGGATCTTCATCGACGAGGTTCGGCAGGTGAGCACAAGCAATTCACCGCTGTTGATCATGGGGGAGACGGGTGTCGGCAAGGAGCACCTGGCCAAGGCTATCCACGCTGAAAGCCCCCGCGCTACAGGCCCCTTCATTGCCGTCAACACGGCCGCTCTGCCCGAACAGATACTGGAAAGCGAGCTTTTCGGGCATGCGGAGGGGGCATTCACCGGCGCTGTCAGATCCCGGCGGGGAACCTTTGAGCTGGCCCACAACGGAACGATTTTTTTGGATGAGATCGGTGAGATGCCGCTCCACCTTCAGGCGAAACTGCTTCGGGTTCTGCAGGATTACGAGGTGAAGCCCATCGGCAGCGAGAGTCCCATTTGGGTGGATGTCCGGGTGATCGCCGCCACCAATCGCGATCTGGAAAAGGAGGTGACCCGGAAAAATTTCCGGAAGGACCTCTACTATCGGCTGAGCGTGGTGACCCTGACGATACCGCCCCTTCGGAAACGCAAGGAGGATATCCCTCACATGGCCCGTCATTTTCTCGATCTTTACCGATACAAGATCGGTCGGGACGTGGAAGGGATATCCGACGCGGCCATGAAGGCGTTGAGTCATTATGAATGGCCCGGAAACGTCAGGGAACTGATGAACGTCATTGAACGGGCCATTCTCATCTGCCACGACAGTGAAATTTCAGTGCGGGATTTACCCTCGGTATTCCACGACAACGGTGTCTTGTCGACCCGGATCCTGGACGGCGGTTTGCCGAACCTGGAGACTGCGTGGAAAGGCAGAACGCTGCCCGAGGTCCGGGACGAGATGGTGAGTCACCTCGAGCGGCGCTACATCGAAATGGTACTCCGGAAGACCGGGGGCCGTGTCGGGAAGGCCGCACGTATTGCCGGCATTCACCCTCGGGGGCTGTATGACAAGATGAAGACCTTTGGCATTCGCAAAGAGGATTTTAAACGATAA
- a CDS encoding GNAT family N-acetyltransferase, protein MLNIRKLEDFDLCRRIWENARPVENIFDLWPVRTCFAAAFDREPFFIVAEENGHTVGLLPLSRMDDPESFGFFPGELWAGKTWLEQNRITAADTGVARALLDRVPGSVHLRYMSHAALVSEIQPLELDEVGYLFFPGRYQYRFDAYLQEFKGKSRKKIGREMAAVTAPGIAYRYNDLSDVDPFFRMNLEAFGSRSYFSDPRFLKSFEKMMAWLYAQGMLRITTILIGGRIAAVDVGAVLDVPRKGSNYTVLAGGTNPEFPGIAKLINFHHLEWACRMRLDSVDFLCGDFGWKERFHLTPRPLYQLRISVQQEAKQLQICPRMRFPSRITTPADMHRRPQAIGSRTRSAESVC, encoded by the coding sequence ATGCTGAATATCCGAAAGCTTGAAGACTTCGACCTATGCAGAAGAATCTGGGAGAACGCCCGTCCGGTGGAAAATATCTTCGATTTATGGCCGGTACGGACCTGTTTTGCCGCCGCCTTCGATCGGGAGCCTTTTTTCATCGTGGCCGAGGAAAACGGTCACACCGTTGGATTGCTGCCTCTCAGCCGGATGGACGACCCGGAAAGCTTCGGTTTTTTTCCGGGAGAGTTGTGGGCGGGCAAAACCTGGCTGGAACAGAACCGGATCACCGCAGCCGATACAGGCGTCGCGAGGGCTCTCCTGGACCGTGTTCCCGGCAGCGTGCATCTGCGCTACATGTCCCACGCCGCCCTGGTTTCCGAAATTCAGCCCCTGGAGCTGGATGAGGTCGGCTACCTTTTTTTCCCCGGACGATACCAGTATCGGTTCGATGCCTATCTGCAAGAATTCAAAGGAAAATCTCGCAAAAAGATCGGTCGGGAGATGGCCGCCGTAACAGCGCCCGGAATCGCCTACCGCTACAACGACCTTAGCGATGTCGATCCTTTTTTTCGAATGAATCTCGAGGCCTTCGGCAGTCGTTCCTATTTCAGCGACCCTCGGTTTCTCAAGTCTTTCGAAAAAATGATGGCGTGGCTCTACGCCCAGGGGATGCTTCGAATTACCACGATACTGATCGGCGGAAGGATTGCAGCCGTGGACGTCGGGGCCGTCCTGGATGTACCCCGAAAGGGTTCGAACTACACGGTGCTGGCCGGCGGCACCAACCCCGAATTCCCCGGCATCGCCAAGCTGATCAATTTCCATCATCTGGAATGGGCCTGCCGGATGAGATTGGACTCGGTCGACTTTCTGTGTGGGGATTTCGGTTGGAAAGAGCGTTTCCACCTCACCCCACGGCCGCTTTATCAACTCCGGATTTCCGTTCAGCAGGAAGCAAAACAGCTGCAGATTTGCCCGAGGATGCGCTTCCCGTCCCGGATAACCACGCCTGCCGATATGCATCGACGCCCCCAGGCGATCGGATCCCGAACCCGGAGCGCCGAAAGTGTCTGCTGA
- a CDS encoding DMT family transporter — protein MANRRAHLGMIIHTLIVAGSFPVVAAITPGIDSTVLTFWRFLSATLVFSFMLLFLKEARRRPKLRDLGRYAVVGGSYGFFFILMFEALKSTTPINTSTIYTTVPLMTALLGGLLGEPVRRLQLGVLGLSMAAAVWVIFRGDWERMATLELSRGDMLFFLGTLNLAVHVLALKKLQRNESKVRFTFYSLLTATLALLVATLVKTGFPAFPNASVWLGLAYLAVLSTAVTFWIIQFAAVRLGPNRVVAYTFLTPSVVAGMEWAMGSTDIGWAVLPGIALTLIAVCFLQMSAVSGENPSR, from the coding sequence ATGGCAAACAGACGAGCACACCTGGGCATGATCATCCACACGCTGATTGTCGCGGGATCTTTTCCGGTAGTGGCGGCTATCACTCCCGGGATCGACTCCACCGTCCTCACCTTCTGGCGATTCCTGTCGGCCACGCTGGTGTTCTCTTTCATGCTGCTGTTTCTCAAGGAAGCACGGCGCAGACCGAAGCTCCGGGACCTGGGACGATATGCCGTCGTCGGCGGCAGCTACGGTTTTTTCTTCATCCTGATGTTCGAGGCCCTCAAATCGACGACTCCCATCAACACCAGTACCATCTATACCACGGTGCCTCTGATGACGGCGCTCCTGGGCGGACTCCTGGGGGAGCCGGTCCGACGCCTTCAATTGGGAGTCCTGGGGCTGTCCATGGCCGCCGCCGTATGGGTTATTTTCCGAGGCGACTGGGAGCGGATGGCGACTCTGGAACTGTCCCGGGGAGATATGCTCTTCTTCCTCGGCACCCTCAACCTTGCCGTCCATGTGCTCGCCCTCAAAAAACTCCAGCGGAATGAATCCAAGGTACGATTTACCTTCTACAGCCTGTTGACCGCCACCCTGGCCCTTTTGGTTGCGACCCTCGTTAAAACCGGATTTCCTGCGTTTCCAAACGCCTCGGTTTGGCTGGGACTTGCCTATCTTGCGGTACTTTCCACGGCCGTAACCTTCTGGATAATTCAGTTTGCCGCCGTGAGGCTCGGGCCCAATCGTGTTGTTGCCTATACCTTCCTGACGCCGTCGGTCGTAGCCGGCATGGAATGGGCCATGGGAAGCACGGATATCGGGTGGGCCGTTCTGCCGGGTATCGCCCTTACGTTGATCGCCGTATGTTTCCTTCAGATGTCCGCCGTCTCGGGGGAAAACCCTTCGCGGTAA